One stretch of Oryzias latipes chromosome 7, ASM223467v1 DNA includes these proteins:
- the LOC101160211 gene encoding synaptophysin translates to MMDVVNQLVAQGQFRVLKVPLGFIKVLQWFFAVFAFSTCGSYSGLLRVAVDCKNRTESDLKIEVEFEYPFRLHQEYFDAPTCKDGEKEQVFLIGDHSSSAEFFVTIAVFAFLYSTATLSIYIFFFEKYKENNKGPLIDLAVTAVFAFMWLVSSAAWAKGLSDVKTATDPDKVIMMIPACKKEENRCREVHDPVMSGLNTSVAFGFINLVLWVGNLWFVFKETGIIAPFMRAPPPQQKPAPDAYGQQGVYEQDPYASNQGSYQPEFSQQGYNQDAEYGQQGAPTSFSNQM, encoded by the exons TTCTTTGCAGTCTTTGCCTTTTCCACCTGTGGCAGTTACTCTGGGTTGTTGCGAGTTGCAGTTGACTGTAAGAACCGGACAGAGAGCGACCTGAAGATTGAGGTGGAGTTTGAGTACCCATTCAG ACTTCATCAGGAGTACTTTGACGCCCCAACCTGCAAAGATGGAGAAAAAGAGCAGGTTTTCCTCATCGGGGACCATTCTTCATCAGCTGAATTCTTCGTCACCATTGCTGTCTTCGCTTTCCTATACTCCACAGCGACTCTcagcatatatatttttttctttgaaaagtaCAAGGAGAACAACAAAGGTCCTCTGATT GACTTGGCGGTGACGGCGGTGTTCGCCTTTATGTGGCTAGTGAGTTCTGCTGCCTGGGCCAAAGGCCTTTCTGATGTGAAAACAGCAACCGATCCGGACAAAGTCATCATGATGATTCCTGCCTGTAAAAAGGAAGAGAACCGCTGCCGGGAAGTCCACGACCCGGTTATGTCTGGATTAAACACCTCTGTG GCATTTGGATTCATTAATCTGGTTCTATGGGTGGGAAACCTGTGGTTTGTCTTTAAAGAGACAGGCATCATTGCCCCCTTCATGCGTGCCCCACCTCCTCAGCAGAAACCTGCTCCTGATGCCTACGGTCAGCAGGGGGTATATGAACAAGACCCCTATGCCAGCAACCAAGGAAGCTACCAACCTGAGTTCAGCCAGCAGGGATACAACCAG GATGCAGAATACGGTCAGCAGGGAGCCCCAACCTCCTTCTCCAATCAGATGTGA